The following is a genomic window from Staphylococcus capitis subsp. capitis.
GTTTCACCTAAATCTTTAGCAGCAGCTACACCCAGAGTGTGGCCACTAGTACCTAAAGCTAATCCTCTCGCAATGGGGTTTGAAATTCTAAACATTTTAACTATTTTAGCACCTAGTGCAGAAATAACTACTGCATTTAAAATAACAGCCAAGGAAGTTAATTCTTTTACTCCGCCAATGCCTTCAGATACAGGTAAAGCAATTGCTGTTGTTGCTGCTTGAGGTAGCATTGATGCTGTAATCTGAGAACCAAATTGGAATAATCTAGCAACTAGGTATATTAAAATAAGTGCTACGACTGTACCTATGGCAATTCCACCAAATATTTGAATCCAGTATTTTTTTAATACATCACGTTTTTTATATAAAGGTATCGCAAAACTAATAGTAGCCGGTTCTAAGAAGAAGTTAATGATATTACCACCAATTTTGTAATCTTGATAGCTAATGCCAGTTACCTTTAAAAACACTATTCCTACAACCATACTGACAAATAATGGTGCCAATAAGAAGAAACCATTTGTTTTTTTATATAGGTATGTAGCAATTACGAAAGGAATTAATGAAAGTAATATTCCAAAGTATGGTGTGTGAATTCCTAAATGATCAAGCATTGTTTAACCTCCGATTTGACTAGTTTCTTCATTTTTTTCTTTAGATGGGAAAAGTGATTTCGTAACTAAAAGTTGTGAAGCAAAACCAGTGCTAATAAGTAATAAAATA
Proteins encoded in this region:
- the lrgB gene encoding antiholin-like protein LrgB; the protein is MLDHLGIHTPYFGILLSLIPFVIATYLYKKTNGFFLLAPLFVSMVVGIVFLKVTGISYQDYKIGGNIINFFLEPATISFAIPLYKKRDVLKKYWIQIFGGIAIGTVVALILIYLVARLFQFGSQITASMLPQAATTAIALPVSEGIGGVKELTSLAVILNAVVISALGAKIVKMFRISNPIARGLALGTSGHTLGVAAAKDLGETEESMGSIAVVIVGVIVVAVVPILAPILL